In Roseisolibacter agri, one genomic interval encodes:
- the dnaK gene encoding molecular chaperone DnaK has translation MADKVIGIDLGTTNSVVAVLEGGDPVVIPNAEGGRTTPSVVAFTKDGERLVGQIAKRQAVTNPQNTVFSIKRFMGRKMSEVADEQRKVPYKVQAGANDVASVEVQGKRYTPPEISAMILQKMKQTAEDYLGHSVSKAVVTVPAYFNDSQRQATKDAGKIAGLDVLRIVNEPTAAALAYGLDKKKDETIAVFDLGGGTYDISVLELSEGVFEVKSTNGDTHLGGDDFDQRVIDWLVAEFKRDQGIDLSKDPMALQRLKEAGEKAKMELSSTQSTDINLPFITADQTGPKHLNYQLSRSKFEQLVDDLIGRVLPPMEMALKDAGLTPDKIDEVILVGGSTRIPKIQETVKKFFGKEPNKGVNPDEVVAIGAAIQGGVLTGEQKDILLLDVTPLSLGIETLGGVMTVLIPRNTTIPTKKAETFSTADDNQTTVEIHVLQGERELATYNKTIGKFQLTGIPPAPRGMPQVEVTFDIDANGILHVTAKDKQTGKEQKIRIEASSGLSDAEISRMVKDAESNAQADKERREQIDTRNRLDSLTYEVEKNVKEWGDKVPAETKTKIDAAVDRARKALRGDDMAEIRSAQEELTRVFSEAGQSFYQQQGAQGSPDGATAGESAGAQGPQGAQGAQGAAADEVVEADYEIVDDKK, from the coding sequence ATGGCAGATAAAGTCATCGGCATCGACCTCGGCACGACCAATTCCGTCGTCGCCGTGCTCGAAGGGGGCGACCCGGTCGTCATCCCCAACGCCGAGGGGGGGCGGACGACCCCCTCGGTCGTCGCCTTCACGAAGGACGGCGAGCGCCTGGTCGGTCAGATCGCCAAGCGCCAGGCCGTCACCAACCCGCAGAACACCGTCTTCTCCATCAAGCGCTTCATGGGGCGCAAGATGAGCGAGGTCGCGGACGAGCAGCGCAAGGTGCCCTACAAGGTCCAGGCGGGCGCCAACGACGTCGCGTCCGTCGAGGTCCAGGGCAAGCGCTATACCCCGCCCGAGATCTCCGCGATGATCCTGCAGAAGATGAAGCAGACCGCGGAGGACTACCTCGGCCACTCGGTCAGCAAGGCCGTGGTCACGGTGCCCGCGTACTTCAACGACTCGCAGCGCCAGGCCACCAAGGACGCCGGCAAGATCGCGGGCCTCGACGTGCTGCGCATCGTCAACGAGCCGACGGCCGCCGCGCTCGCGTATGGCCTCGACAAGAAGAAGGACGAGACGATCGCCGTCTTCGACCTCGGCGGCGGCACGTACGACATCTCCGTGCTCGAGCTCTCCGAGGGCGTCTTCGAGGTCAAGTCGACCAACGGCGACACGCACCTCGGCGGCGACGACTTCGACCAGCGCGTCATCGACTGGCTGGTGGCGGAGTTCAAGCGCGACCAGGGCATCGACCTGTCGAAGGACCCGATGGCGCTGCAGCGCCTGAAGGAGGCCGGCGAGAAGGCGAAGATGGAGCTGTCGTCGACGCAGTCGACCGACATCAACCTCCCCTTCATCACCGCCGACCAGACGGGCCCGAAGCACCTCAACTACCAGCTCTCCCGCTCCAAGTTCGAGCAGCTGGTGGACGACCTGATCGGCCGCGTCCTGCCGCCGATGGAGATGGCGCTCAAGGACGCGGGGCTGACGCCCGACAAGATCGACGAGGTGATCCTCGTCGGCGGCTCGACGCGCATCCCGAAGATCCAGGAGACGGTCAAGAAGTTCTTCGGCAAGGAGCCGAACAAGGGCGTCAACCCGGACGAGGTGGTCGCCATCGGCGCCGCCATCCAGGGCGGCGTGCTGACGGGCGAGCAGAAGGACATCCTCCTCCTCGACGTCACCCCGCTCTCGCTCGGCATCGAGACGCTGGGCGGCGTGATGACGGTGCTCATCCCGCGCAACACGACGATCCCGACCAAGAAGGCGGAGACGTTCAGCACCGCCGACGACAACCAGACGACGGTCGAGATCCACGTGCTGCAGGGCGAGCGCGAGCTGGCGACCTACAACAAGACGATCGGCAAGTTCCAGCTCACCGGGATCCCGCCCGCTCCGCGCGGCATGCCGCAGGTCGAGGTCACCTTCGACATCGACGCCAACGGCATCCTGCACGTGACCGCGAAGGACAAGCAGACGGGCAAGGAGCAGAAGATCCGCATCGAGGCCTCGAGCGGGCTGTCGGACGCCGAAATCTCGCGGATGGTGAAGGACGCCGAGTCGAACGCGCAGGCGGACAAGGAGCGCCGCGAGCAGATCGACACGCGCAACCGCCTCGACTCGCTGACCTACGAGGTGGAGAAGAACGTCAAGGAGTGGGGCGACAAGGTCCCGGCCGAGACGAAGACGAAGATCGACGCCGCCGTGGACCGCGCGCGCAAGGCGCTGCGCGGCGACGACATGGCCGAGATCCGCAGCGCGCAGGAGGAGCTGACGCGCGTGTTCAGCGAGGCCGGCCAGTCGTTCTACCAGCAGCAGGGCGCGCAGGGCAGCCCGGATGGCGCGACCGCTGGCGAGTCCGCCGGCGCCCAGGGCCCCCAGGGCGCGCAGGGTGCCCAGGGCGCGGCCGCCGACGAGGTGGTCGAGGCCGATTACGAGATCGTGGACGACAAGAAGTGA
- a CDS encoding rhomboid family intramembrane serine protease has protein sequence MIPISDDNPTLRTPVVTYLLLAALLVTWVWVQGAGMEGYQLIASVCNWGMVPGELTHRVPVGLGVPMAPDVACVIDEERRNVLTPLTSMFLHGGWAHLLGNAVYLWVFGNNVEDSMGRGRFLAFYLLCGLAAAATHVLLEPTSPVPTVGASGAISGVLGGYLLLYPRVRVRTYFPPIFLFHVPAWLMLILWFGQQVLAGLPQLMQMRPDASGGVAVWAHVGGFVAGVLLVRLFEDPSLVRRRVTAGDARVVFDPNA, from the coding sequence ATGATCCCGATCAGCGACGACAACCCGACGCTGCGCACCCCGGTCGTCACCTACCTGCTGCTGGCCGCCCTCCTCGTCACGTGGGTGTGGGTGCAGGGCGCGGGAATGGAGGGCTACCAGCTCATCGCGTCGGTCTGCAACTGGGGGATGGTGCCGGGCGAGCTGACGCACCGCGTCCCGGTCGGCCTGGGCGTCCCGATGGCCCCCGACGTCGCCTGCGTCATCGACGAGGAGCGCCGGAACGTCCTCACCCCGCTGACGTCGATGTTCCTCCACGGCGGGTGGGCGCACCTGCTGGGCAACGCGGTCTACCTCTGGGTGTTCGGCAACAACGTCGAGGACTCGATGGGGCGGGGGCGCTTCCTCGCCTTCTACCTGCTGTGCGGGCTGGCCGCCGCGGCGACGCACGTCCTGCTGGAGCCGACGTCGCCCGTGCCGACCGTGGGCGCCTCGGGCGCCATCTCGGGGGTGCTGGGCGGCTACCTGCTGCTCTATCCGCGCGTGCGCGTCCGCACCTACTTCCCGCCGATCTTCCTCTTCCACGTGCCCGCGTGGCTGATGCTGATCCTCTGGTTCGGGCAGCAGGTGCTGGCGGGGCTGCCCCAGCTGATGCAGATGCGCCCCGACGCGTCGGGCGGGGTGGCGGTGTGGGCGCACGTCGGCGGCTTCGTGGCCGGGGTGCTGCTGGTGCGGCTGTTCGAGGACCCGTCGCTGGTGCGGCGGCGCGTGACCGCGGGCGACGCGCGCGTGGTGTTCGACCCGAACGCCTGA